The Balaenoptera acutorostrata chromosome 10, mBalAcu1.1, whole genome shotgun sequence genome has a window encoding:
- the SERPINB9 gene encoding serpin B9 isoform X3 yields MPFRVNRKEQRLVQMMFQEGTFRLAHIEEVQAQVLELPYAGEELSMVILLPDDHVALSSVEKHLTFEKFLAWTHPDCMKSTEVEVFLPRFKLEEAYDLGSVLQGLGVVDAFQQGRADFSAMSADSDLCLSRFAHKSLVEVNEEGTEAAAALAVTVVECCLESGPRFCADRPFLFFIRHNKASSILFCGRLSSP; encoded by the exons ATGCCTTTTAGAGTAAACCGG AAGGAGCAAAGGCTGGTGCAGATGATGTTTCAGGAAGGCACGTTTAGACTCGCGCACATCGAGGAGGTGCAGGCCCAGGTGCTCGAGCTGCCCTACGCGGGTGAGGAGCTGAGCATGGTCATCCTGCTGCCTGACGACCACGTGGCTCTGAGCTCG GTGGAAAAACATCTCACTTTTGAGAAATTCCTTGCCTGGACCCACCCAGACTGCATGAAAAGCACAGAAGTGGAAGTTTTCCTCCCGAGATTTAAACTGGAAGAGGCTTATGACCTGGGGTCTGTGCTGCAGGGTCTGGGGGTGGTTGACGCCTTCCAGCAGGGCAGGGCTGACTTCTCGGCCATGTCAGCCGACAGCGACCTGTGTCTGTCCAGGTTTGCGCACAAGAGTTTGGTGGAGGTGAACGAGGAAGGCACGGAGGCCGCGGCCGCTTTGGCCGTGACAGTGGTGGAGTGTTGCCTGGAGTCTGGACCCAGGTTCTGTGCCGACCgcccctttcttttcttcatcagGCACAACAAAGCCAGCAGCATTCTCTTCTGCGGCAGGCTTTCCTCCCCATAG
- the SERPINB9 gene encoding serpin B9 isoform X2, with amino-acid sequence MDTLSEANGAFALRLLKILCQDDPSRNVFYSPVSISSALAMVFLGAKGDTAAQLAQVLSLNTEKDIHEDFRALLTELNKPGTQYLLRTANRLFGEKTCEFLSKEQRLVQMMFQEGTFRLAHIEEVQAQVLELPYAGEELSMVILLPDDHVALSSVEKHLTFEKFLAWTHPDCMKSTEVEVFLPRFKLEEAYDLGSVLQGLGVVDAFQQGRADFSAMSADSDLCLSRFAHKSLVEVNEEGTEAAAALAVTVVECCLESGPRFCADRPFLFFIRHNKASSILFCGRLSSP; translated from the exons ATGGACACTCTTTCTGAAGCAAATGGTGCCTTTGCCCTCCGCCTTTTAAAGATACTGTGTCAAGATGACCCTTCACGCAACGTGTTTTATTCTCCCGTGAGCATCTCCTCTGCCCTGGCCATGGTCTTCCTGGGGGCAAAAGGAGACACTGCTGCCCAGTTGGCCCAG gTGCTTTCTttaaacacagagaaagacattcatgAGGATTTCCGGGCACTTCTCACAGAGCTGAACAAGCCTGGCACTCAGTACTTGCTCAGAACGGCCAACAGGCTCTTTGGAGAGAAGACCTGTGAATTTCTGTCT AAGGAGCAAAGGCTGGTGCAGATGATGTTTCAGGAAGGCACGTTTAGACTCGCGCACATCGAGGAGGTGCAGGCCCAGGTGCTCGAGCTGCCCTACGCGGGTGAGGAGCTGAGCATGGTCATCCTGCTGCCTGACGACCACGTGGCTCTGAGCTCG GTGGAAAAACATCTCACTTTTGAGAAATTCCTTGCCTGGACCCACCCAGACTGCATGAAAAGCACAGAAGTGGAAGTTTTCCTCCCGAGATTTAAACTGGAAGAGGCTTATGACCTGGGGTCTGTGCTGCAGGGTCTGGGGGTGGTTGACGCCTTCCAGCAGGGCAGGGCTGACTTCTCGGCCATGTCAGCCGACAGCGACCTGTGTCTGTCCAGGTTTGCGCACAAGAGTTTGGTGGAGGTGAACGAGGAAGGCACGGAGGCCGCGGCCGCTTTGGCCGTGACAGTGGTGGAGTGTTGCCTGGAGTCTGGACCCAGGTTCTGTGCCGACCgcccctttcttttcttcatcagGCACAACAAAGCCAGCAGCATTCTCTTCTGCGGCAGGCTTTCCTCCCCATAG
- the SERPINB9 gene encoding serpin B9 isoform X1: protein MDTLSEANGAFALRLLKILCQDDPSRNVFYSPVSISSALAMVFLGAKGDTAAQLAQVLSLNTEKDIHEDFRALLTELNKPGTQYLLRTANRLFGEKTCEFLSIFKEACLWFYHTELEQLSFAKAAEPSRKQINAWVSKKTEGKIPELLPGNSIDAQTRLVLINTVYFKGRWNEQFNEAYTREMPFRVNRKEQRLVQMMFQEGTFRLAHIEEVQAQVLELPYAGEELSMVILLPDDHVALSSVEKHLTFEKFLAWTHPDCMKSTEVEVFLPRFKLEEAYDLGSVLQGLGVVDAFQQGRADFSAMSADSDLCLSRFAHKSLVEVNEEGTEAAAALAVTVVECCLESGPRFCADRPFLFFIRHNKASSILFCGRLSSP from the exons ATGGACACTCTTTCTGAAGCAAATGGTGCCTTTGCCCTCCGCCTTTTAAAGATACTGTGTCAAGATGACCCTTCACGCAACGTGTTTTATTCTCCCGTGAGCATCTCCTCTGCCCTGGCCATGGTCTTCCTGGGGGCAAAAGGAGACACTGCTGCCCAGTTGGCCCAG gTGCTTTCTttaaacacagagaaagacattcatgAGGATTTCCGGGCACTTCTCACAGAGCTGAACAAGCCTGGCACTCAGTACTTGCTCAGAACGGCCAACAGGCTCTTTGGAGAGAAGACCTGTGAATTTCTGTCT ATCTTTAAGGAAGCCTGTCTTTGGTTCTACCACACTGAGCTGGAGCAGCTCTCCTTTGCCAAAGCTGCAGAGCCGTCCAGGAAACAAATAAACGCTTGGGTCTCAAAAAAGACTGAAG GTAAAATTCCAGAGTTGTTGCCGGGTAACTCAATTGATGCGCAGACCAGGCTGGTTCTCATCAACACAGTCTACTTCAAAGGAAGGTGGAATGAGCAATTCAACGAAGCGTACACAAGGGAGATGCCTTTTAGAGTAAACCGG AAGGAGCAAAGGCTGGTGCAGATGATGTTTCAGGAAGGCACGTTTAGACTCGCGCACATCGAGGAGGTGCAGGCCCAGGTGCTCGAGCTGCCCTACGCGGGTGAGGAGCTGAGCATGGTCATCCTGCTGCCTGACGACCACGTGGCTCTGAGCTCG GTGGAAAAACATCTCACTTTTGAGAAATTCCTTGCCTGGACCCACCCAGACTGCATGAAAAGCACAGAAGTGGAAGTTTTCCTCCCGAGATTTAAACTGGAAGAGGCTTATGACCTGGGGTCTGTGCTGCAGGGTCTGGGGGTGGTTGACGCCTTCCAGCAGGGCAGGGCTGACTTCTCGGCCATGTCAGCCGACAGCGACCTGTGTCTGTCCAGGTTTGCGCACAAGAGTTTGGTGGAGGTGAACGAGGAAGGCACGGAGGCCGCGGCCGCTTTGGCCGTGACAGTGGTGGAGTGTTGCCTGGAGTCTGGACCCAGGTTCTGTGCCGACCgcccctttcttttcttcatcagGCACAACAAAGCCAGCAGCATTCTCTTCTGCGGCAGGCTTTCCTCCCCATAG